The following DNA comes from Pseudomonas triticicola.
GCTCGGCCCGAAGTGTTAGCGAAATCATTGGTGCAGGGTTGCTGGCGAGGATTGACGGGGCAGTGGTTGCAACTCCCGCTGCACAACCACGATCGTTCGATTTTGGCGACGGCCCGGAGCTGTGTGTACCGCTCTCGTTTGGCGATCTGATCACGAGCTGGTATTCCACTGGCATACCCAACATTTCCATGTTCGTGCATTTCTCTGGCGATCCGATTCCCCAAGCAGATATCTCAACGCTTCCTGAGGGGCCGGATGTGCACCAACGTGAAAATCATCGCGCACGAGCCGTAGCCGAAGTTACCGGCGCCGACGGTGCAGTTGCGCGTTCGATAATCGAAACCGTCAATGGCTACACCTACACTCCGCTCGCTGCAGTGGAAGCTGCGCGCAGAGTATTGGGAGGCAAGCGACAACCAGGCTTCGAGACGCCAGCGAGACTGCTGGGGGTTGAGTTCGCCGAGAGCATCGCGGGTACTACCATCACGGATCTATAAAGTCACCAAGAGGTAAAAGCACTGCTGAATTACTCAGGAGTCAGCGGCGGTACCGCTTGCCTCTAACTCTCCAGATATCGCTTTGCCGGCAATTTGCGCCACCTCTATCAACCGCTCACTGGACACGCCGCTGCATGCCGCAGCCGAGAGCCCACGCAAAGTGATCACCAGGTAGTCGGTCAACGCTTGCGCGCCTCGTGGACAAACCTGGTCAAGGTAATGGCGGATCGTCTGGATTGCGGCTTCGCCCAGCTTCTCGGCCAGATTTCGGGCAACCGGATCATCCGCGCGCAAGCCCTCTGTGATCAGGCACCCACGCAAAGCGGTATCTCTTCCGTACTGCTTCGCAGCGGCTACAAGCAGCGATGTAAGTGCTGCTGCGGGTCGCAAATCCGGGGTTAGCAGCTTGTCCAGAGGTAATGCTTTTTCGCCAGCGTAGCGACGCATTGCCCGCTCGAACAGCTCGGCTTTGCTGCCATAGGCGGCATAGAAGCTTGGGGGCTTGATATTCATGGCCTCCGTCAGGTCGGACAGGCTGACTGCATCGTAACCCCGGTGATGGAACAACGCCTGAGCAATCGCTATCCCTTGCTCGCGATCAAACGCGGGACGGCGCTGGCGGGTGCTTATGTTCATTGATGTCTCACTCAGTCGAGGCGACAACTGTAGCGATCGCTACAGCTGATATCAACCGCTTCGGGCACGAATTATTTAGTGATCGCTAAAAAGGTTGTTATTGAACGTGCACTTATGTAGTGTTCACTACATATTCACTCACTGAGACGTGTCCAATGGAATTCAAAAACAAGGTTGTTCTGGTAACTGGCGGCTCTTCAGGCCTCGGCTTCGCCATCGCTAAAGCGTTCGCCCTCCAAGGCGCCACTCTGATCATCACCGGGCGTCGGCAACCTCAGTTAGATGAGGCCGTGAGTCGCCTCGGTGGGAACTCGTCCGCTGTCTGCACGGATATCTCGAACACCACAGACCTTGCCGAGTTGTTCAGCCACATGCAGGCGGTTCATGGCCATATCGATGTACTGATTGCCAACGCAGGTATAGGCGTAATCGAGCCACTGGGAGCGATCACCGAAGCAGGGTTCGATAAGGTCTTCACTACCAACGTCAAAGGCACGATTTTCACCGTACAAGGCGCACTGCCGTTGATGAGCAAGGTGAGCAGCATTGTTATCATCGGCTCGACCGCCTCTATCAACCCTGGCCCCGGTCTGAGCGTCTACGGAGCTACCAAGGCGGCCCTAAGGGCGCTGGTGCGTAGTTGGATTTTGGATATCAAAGGTTCTGGCGTCCGTATCAACCTACTCAGCCCCGGCCCTGTGAACACCCAATCCCTTCGCGATGTGCTTGGCGAAAACGCACAGGAGGTGATTGATGGCCTCAGCGAGAAAAGCACGCTGGGTCGAATCGGCGAGGCACGCGAAATTGGTCAAGCCGCTCTTTTCCTTGCGAGTGATGCGTCAAGCTATGTTAACGGCACCGAGCTATTCGCCGACGGTGGCGCATCGCAGATTTA
Coding sequences within:
- a CDS encoding SDR family NAD(P)-dependent oxidoreductase, whose amino-acid sequence is MEFKNKVVLVTGGSSGLGFAIAKAFALQGATLIITGRRQPQLDEAVSRLGGNSSAVCTDISNTTDLAELFSHMQAVHGHIDVLIANAGIGVIEPLGAITEAGFDKVFTTNVKGTIFTVQGALPLMSKVSSIVIIGSTASINPGPGLSVYGATKAALRALVRSWILDIKGSGVRINLLSPGPVNTQSLRDVLGENAQEVIDGLSEKSTLGRIGEAREIGQAALFLASDASSYVNGTELFADGGASQI
- a CDS encoding TetR/AcrR family transcriptional regulator, translating into MNISTRQRRPAFDREQGIAIAQALFHHRGYDAVSLSDLTEAMNIKPPSFYAAYGSKAELFERAMRRYAGEKALPLDKLLTPDLRPAAALTSLLVAAAKQYGRDTALRGCLITEGLRADDPVARNLAEKLGEAAIQTIRHYLDQVCPRGAQALTDYLVITLRGLSAAACSGVSSERLIEVAQIAGKAISGELEASGTAADS
- a CDS encoding saccharopine dehydrogenase family protein, with amino-acid sequence MKKLMIYGATGYMGRMAAEYAAAQGLDVIIAGRNQEKLRALATQLNVPYRIFMPDALAPEMLNGVAALLNCAGPFAQTASALMLTCINAGVDYLDITAEIKVYELAERMGTKAAESGVMLLPGVGWDVVPTDCLAVHVARRVQAPQSIKIALQVAGSISRGSARSVSEIIGAGLLARIDGAVVATPAAQPRSFDFGDGPELCVPLSFGDLITSWYSTGIPNISMFVHFSGDPIPQADISTLPEGPDVHQRENHRARAVAEVTGADGAVARSIIETVNGYTYTPLAAVEAARRVLGGKRQPGFETPARLLGVEFAESIAGTTITDL